A single Argentina anserina chromosome 7, drPotAnse1.1, whole genome shotgun sequence DNA region contains:
- the LOC126802644 gene encoding LOW QUALITY PROTEIN: pentatricopeptide repeat-containing protein At2g17525, mitochondrial-like (The sequence of the model RefSeq protein was modified relative to this genomic sequence to represent the inferred CDS: inserted 3 bases in 2 codons; deleted 1 base in 1 codon; substituted 1 base at 1 genomic stop codon) — MPHSIGLPPDEHMFVTLIHGLGRAHLVKKVVNVXDLVARCNQKPSLKIFNSILDVLVKEDIDIVREFYRKKMMGSGVKGDDYTFGILMTGLCLTNQIGESFKLLQAIKSKGVALNTVVYNTLLHALXKNGKVGRARSLMSEMEDPNDVTFNILISGYCGEENLVRHMXMLEKCFGLGYVPHVVTITKVLEILCNDGRVMEAVKVIERVESNGGWVDVVAYNTLTKGFYQLRKAKIGLHILKEMERKGCLPNVETYNILISGFCESGMSDEALDLSDEALGLFNDMKINGISWNFATYDTLIRGLCSGGRIEDGLKNLELMNESKFFYIHLFCRISSRA; from the exons ATGCCCCATTCAATTGGTCTCCCCCCGGACGAACACATGTTCGTCACACTCATTCATGGCCTCGGCCGGGCCCATTTGGTGAAGAAAGTTGTCAATGT CGACTTGGTTGCGAGGTGCAACCAGAAACCTTCTCTCAAGATATTCAATTCGATACTCGACGTGCTTGTGAAGGAAGATATAGACATAGTTAGGGAGTTTTATAGAAAGAAGATGATGGGGAGTGGCGTCAAGGGTGATGACTATACTTTTGGTATCTTGATGACGGGTCTTTGTTTGACGAATCAGATTggtgaaagtttcaagctTTTGCAGGCTATTAAGTCGAAGGGCGTTGCCCTGAATACTGTGGTATATAACACATTGCTGCATGCACTTTGAAAGAATGGGAAAGTCGGGAGGGCCAGAAGC TTGATGAGTGagatggaagaccctaatgatgtgacttttaatattttgatatCTGGTTACTGCGGAGAAGAGAATTTAGTGCGGCACA TAATGCTAGAAAAATGTTTTGGTCTTGGGTATGTGCCCCATGTTGTCACGATAACAAAGGTGTTGGAAATTCTATGCAATGATGGTCGGGTGATGGAAGCTGTTAAAGTTATAGAGAGAGTTGAGAGCAATGGAGGGTGGGTTGATGTTGTGGCATATAATACCTTGACTAAGGGTTTCTATCAATTGAGGAAAGCAAAAATTGGTCTTCACATTTTGAAGGAGATGGAGAGAAAGGGATGTCTTCCAAATGTTGAGACCTACAATATCTTGATATCGGGTTTCTGTGAGTCTGGGATGTCGGACGAAGCTCTTGATCTATCGGACGAAGCTCTTGGTCTGTTTAATGATATGAAAATAAATGGAATCAGTTGGAATTTTGCTACATATGATACGTTAATAAGAGGCTTATGTTCAGGAGGAAGA